One genomic window of Quercus robur chromosome 6, dhQueRobu3.1, whole genome shotgun sequence includes the following:
- the LOC126732914 gene encoding telomere repeat-binding factor 2, with translation MGAPKQKWTAEEEAALKAGVLKHGAGKWRTILTDPEFSGILHLRSNVDLKDKWRNINVTAIWGSRQKAKLALKRDLPTPKLDDNPISLITVPQSDAEIVDAKPLVLSRGTLRTADSKEPFARLDKLILEAITNLKEPRGSDRAAIALYIEERYWAPPNLKKLLSTKLKHMSANGRLIKIKHKYRIASSSTFSEKRRSSSLLVVEERQKDSSRAEKREINILTKTQVDTELSKMKGMTAQEAAAAAARAVAEAEAAIAEAEKAAREAEAAEAEAEAAQVFAKAAMKALKCGTLRA, from the exons ATGGGTGCTCCTAAGCAAAAGTGGACAGCAGAGGAGGAAGCAGCCCTTAAAGCTGGAGTCTTAAAACATGGAGCAGGCAAATGGCGCACAATACTTACTGACCCAGAGTTCAGTGGCATCTTACATCTACGTTCAAATGTGGATCTTAAG GATAAATGGAGAAATATAAATGTGACGGCAATATGGGGGTCCCGTCAAAAGGCCAAACTTGCACTTAAAAGAGATCTACCTACCCCTAAACTTGATGATAACCCTATTTCTCTAATCACTGTACCTCAGAGTGATGCAGAAATTGTTGATGCTAAGCCTCTTGTGCTTTCGAGAGGAACATTGCGGACTGCTGATTCAAAGGAACCATTTGCAAG GTTGGATAAGCTTATATTAGAGGCTATTACCAATCTGAAGGAGCCAAGGGGTTCTGACAGGGCTGCAATTGCTTTGTACATAGAG gAGCGGTACTGGGCACCACCAAACCTCAAAAAACTATTGTCGACAAAGTTAAAGCATATGTCAGCAAATGGAAGATTAATTAAG ATAAAACATAAGTACAGGATTGCATCAAGTTCGACATTttctgaaaaaagaagaagctctTCCTTGTTAGTCGTGGAGGAAAGGCAGAAGGATTCTTCAAGAGCAGAAAAGAGAGAGATCAACATTCTTACTAAAACCCAAGTTGACACAGAGCTGTCAAAGATGAAGGGCATGACTGCACAAGAGGCTGCTGCAGCTGCTGCACGAGCAGTTGCAGAAGCAGAAGCTGCTATTGCTGAGGCTGAAAAGGCTGCAAGGGAGGCAGAGGCGGCAGAAGCAGAAGCAGAAGCAGCACAAGTTTTTGCCAAAGCAGCAATGAAGGCATTGAAATGTGGAACACTCCGTGCTTg A